One genomic window of Vibrio rhizosphaerae includes the following:
- a CDS encoding EndoU domain-containing protein — protein MNGADVAANEQLDISVGGDLNVASVQNRYSSTNHGGSVSGGVGLSGGDVGKGGAVSGFDHAGNLQGVNSGVNFSNGRSHSRETMLTRITSGSDANITVGGNTDIKGATIATVNEDGSDAGRLHLETGTLSYTDLSNTRDTSSRNAGVSSSVSIGPDKDGATQIDASRNSSRYQYTNQSGYHKSKTLATVGQGELRIEDTHNSDDTERLNRDITSTTKDLYSVDRQQGNFDVTVDHRLLSEAGWKEIAEDIQRNKLAGKSLVDIALEDSVSLSNALEHVDVVQKELDVEMLVASRNGKSTVSLNNLNMATAAQKQQAINDYAVAYAQVFGISIESALVIAVDKSMGGAHYMGQNGSNIVINDAAMKNAQAYMRTLAHEVTHGLTAQGAVSDKGSSALNEEYSDLIGGYAEDNFAFALEHAGLGDLNTGDVNNHIGNGTVLTQNNWNTIKDVPVSQLDFEIVRDGGYKNFSQLVQSEPRLNEMTLGQMNALLDNVTYLMTYGDGVANSPAAASEKMAYVLEKLKQQGTDPKVIQFLKDNTSRMSDIIGPDREQYHALGRALINVTTMGVADMIRDPSTSERVRAIQAVWDNAFTAAGVPSAGIGLASLGADIAQLLGKKGVALLSKDEFIATAKAWDVDITQASKQEMDGLYQEYAQASGKLDTVISPEMESKILYGQRATNSKGNPTNRLIGAHSGNISDETPNFAVETISINSDGTRNVKLITQFDDGNVSKIKNSTLFPESWSDGEILSAVQQTGRSQPLATRASDGATLYQSEVNGVKIEVIKVGNKVTAGYPCGNNCTDVSTF, from the coding sequence TGCCGGGAACTTACAGGGCGTGAATAGCGGAGTGAACTTCTCAAACGGGCGTTCACATAGCCGGGAAACCATGCTGACCCGTATCACTTCCGGTAGTGATGCCAATATCACCGTGGGTGGCAATACCGATATCAAAGGCGCGACGATTGCGACGGTTAACGAAGACGGCAGCGACGCCGGTCGGCTTCACCTCGAAACCGGCACGCTGAGTTATACCGACCTGAGTAACACGCGTGATACCAGCAGCCGCAATGCAGGTGTCAGCTCGAGTGTCAGTATCGGCCCGGATAAGGATGGTGCGACTCAAATAGACGCGTCCCGTAATTCATCGAGATATCAGTACACCAATCAAAGTGGTTATCACAAGAGTAAAACGCTGGCGACGGTCGGACAGGGCGAGCTGCGTATCGAGGACACACACAACAGCGATGATACCGAGCGTCTGAACCGGGATATCACCAGCACGACCAAAGACCTGTACTCAGTGGATCGTCAGCAGGGCAACTTTGATGTCACGGTTGACCACCGGTTGCTGAGTGAGGCCGGGTGGAAGGAGATTGCTGAGGATATACAAAGAAACAAACTGGCAGGAAAATCTCTGGTTGATATCGCACTGGAAGATTCGGTTAGCCTAAGTAATGCACTTGAGCATGTTGACGTTGTGCAGAAAGAGCTGGATGTTGAGATGCTGGTTGCCAGCCGTAATGGTAAATCTACAGTCAGTCTGAACAATCTGAATATGGCAACGGCAGCCCAGAAACAGCAGGCCATTAATGATTACGCGGTGGCGTACGCACAGGTCTTCGGTATCAGTATAGAAAGTGCACTTGTGATTGCAGTCGATAAATCGATGGGTGGTGCGCATTACATGGGGCAAAACGGCAGCAATATCGTGATTAACGATGCAGCTATGAAAAATGCTCAGGCTTATATGCGAACTCTAGCCCATGAGGTGACACATGGGTTGACTGCACAGGGTGCCGTCTCTGACAAAGGAAGCTCGGCACTGAATGAGGAATATTCCGATCTGATTGGTGGCTATGCTGAGGATAACTTTGCTTTTGCGCTGGAGCATGCTGGGTTGGGTGACCTGAATACGGGAGATGTGAACAACCATATTGGCAATGGTACGGTTCTGACACAGAACAACTGGAATACCATTAAAGATGTTCCGGTGAGTCAGTTAGATTTTGAGATTGTCAGAGATGGCGGCTACAAAAATTTCTCTCAGTTAGTGCAGTCCGAGCCTCGCTTGAATGAGATGACATTAGGGCAGATGAATGCATTGCTTGATAATGTCACTTATCTGATGACTTACGGTGATGGTGTTGCCAACTCACCAGCAGCGGCTTCTGAGAAAATGGCTTATGTCCTTGAGAAGCTGAAACAGCAGGGAACGGATCCGAAAGTGATTCAATTCCTGAAAGATAATACATCCAGAATGTCAGATATCATCGGTCCAGATCGTGAACAATATCATGCGTTAGGGAGAGCATTGATCAATGTCACGACAATGGGCGTGGCAGATATGATTCGGGATCCGTCAACCAGTGAACGAGTGCGGGCAATTCAGGCAGTCTGGGATAATGCATTTACAGCGGCAGGAGTCCCTTCAGCTGGTATTGGGCTTGCAAGTTTAGGAGCGGATATCGCCCAGTTGTTGGGTAAGAAAGGCGTCGCACTATTAAGCAAAGATGAGTTTATTGCCACGGCAAAAGCTTGGGATGTGGATATCACTCAAGCGTCGAAGCAAGAAATGGATGGGTTGTATCAGGAGTATGCGCAGGCGAGTGGTAAGCTGGATACAGTTATTTCTCCTGAAATGGAGTCTAAAATCCTTTATGGACAACGAGCTACAAACAGCAAGGGTAATCCAACAAATCGTTTAATTGGTGCTCATAGTGGGAATATTAGTGATGAAACCCCTAACTTTGCAGTGGAAACTATTTCGATAAATAGTGATGGAACAAGGAATGTGAAACTTATCACTCAATTTGATGATGGAAATGTTTCAAAAATTAAAAACAGTACACTATTTCCTGAAAGCTGGAGTGATGGGGAAATATTGTCGGCTGTGCAGCAAACGGGTCGTAGTCAACCTTTAGCTACAAGAGCTTCAGATGGCGCTACTTTATATCAGTCTGAAGTTAATGGGGTTAAAATTGAAGTTATTAAAGTTGGTAATAAAGTAACTGCTGGTTATCCATGTGGAAATAACTGTACAGATGTTTCCACGTTTTAA
- a CDS encoding HEPN domain-containing protein gives MKTSLDHLPESKQQELATISTILRDTLEDYLQGKTASKSEFRIVKIILFGSHAKGTWVNDPVNGYISDYDILVIVNKAALVEEDVVWQRAKEQIDRKVTSAPLGLIVHDLQEVNERLQQGHYFFKDIREEGIELFAATPKPLAEPGDLTEAEKQEIARKHYEQWFESAVQFIALHQVTMQNHWLKKAAFLLHQASEHLFACTLLTCTNYLPKSHNIEKLGKLCAQIDAEFATIFPLDNKFHRRCFRRLQRAYIEARYSEHYEITVEELEFLESEVQRLKRLVERVCLERTQS, from the coding sequence ATGAAAACATCTCTCGACCATTTGCCCGAATCCAAACAGCAGGAGCTTGCCACCATATCGACCATTCTGCGCGATACGCTGGAAGACTATCTTCAAGGCAAAACAGCGAGTAAAAGCGAGTTTCGGATTGTGAAAATCATCCTGTTCGGCAGCCATGCCAAAGGCACATGGGTCAACGATCCGGTCAATGGCTATATCAGTGATTATGATATTCTGGTGATTGTGAATAAAGCCGCGCTGGTTGAAGAAGATGTCGTCTGGCAACGCGCCAAAGAGCAGATCGACCGTAAAGTCACTTCGGCACCGCTGGGATTGATTGTCCATGATTTGCAGGAAGTCAACGAGCGGCTACAACAGGGGCATTATTTCTTCAAAGATATCCGCGAAGAAGGGATTGAACTGTTTGCCGCCACCCCAAAACCGCTGGCAGAGCCGGGGGATCTAACCGAAGCAGAAAAGCAGGAAATTGCCCGTAAGCATTATGAACAGTGGTTTGAAAGTGCAGTTCAGTTTATTGCTTTACACCAAGTAACGATGCAAAACCATTGGTTGAAAAAAGCTGCGTTTTTACTCCATCAAGCAAGTGAACATTTATTCGCCTGCACGCTACTCACCTGCACCAATTATTTACCTAAATCCCACAATATCGAAAAACTGGGGAAACTATGCGCCCAAATCGATGCTGAATTTGCAACGATTTTCCCGCTCGACAACAAGTTCCACCGCCGCTGCTTCCGCCGTCTGCAACGGGCATATATCGAGGCCCGATATTCGGAGCATTATGAAATTACGGTTGAGGAGTTGGAATTTCTGGAAAGTGAAGTGCAGCGGTTGAAAAGATTGGTGGAACGGGTTTGTTTGGAGCGGACGCAGAGCTGA
- a CDS encoding poly(ethylene terephthalate) hydrolase family protein, whose translation MKDNHKIKVTSIMYMIVLMLMTFVVKGAFAENAIINGTYSLIVTQSGKALDTSQWGTIDGTNITLNDYWGGESQKFIITPVDGIWHRITPVIAPDQAFDVSKCSPNVGANIQTWRYEGGACQQFRFAETGNGNYQIITRGTDMSLNVNNLSEENDTNVMQSTSTGNENQIFTLRRHAENHISGSCPDGAICRDEEAPGLYDEKGPYDVSSYELPGAYVNLPARARVYYPANAEPPYSGIVFCPPFMSKQIAFAAWGPWFASHGIVLVTMDTTTIFDQVTARDNQQWRVVKALRSENTRLGSPLRGKLDTDKVGIMGWSMGGGASWINAGKHRDELATVLSLAGHNMTAWYNTDIYSWYSPKELLDAAYASGRLIKIPALLLNGALDTTVLGGLGQSDGVYRSISNTPKILAVLGLGGHFDWAYPTQAGRGVAALVLAFEKTFLDGDTRWAPYIQKPSALMAKWQTSDLP comes from the coding sequence ATGAAAGACAATCATAAAATCAAAGTCACCTCCATCATGTATATGATAGTACTGATGCTAATGACTTTCGTTGTCAAAGGGGCCTTTGCTGAAAATGCTATTATCAACGGCACGTATTCTTTGATCGTTACCCAAAGTGGCAAGGCGCTGGACACCTCGCAGTGGGGCACCATAGACGGTACGAACATTACTCTGAATGACTATTGGGGCGGTGAATCCCAGAAATTCATCATTACTCCCGTCGACGGAATCTGGCACCGGATCACACCAGTTATCGCGCCAGACCAAGCGTTCGACGTATCCAAATGCAGTCCGAATGTTGGTGCCAATATCCAGACATGGCGCTATGAGGGTGGCGCCTGTCAACAGTTCCGATTTGCTGAAACTGGAAACGGCAATTATCAGATTATTACCCGCGGCACAGACATGAGCCTGAATGTTAATAATTTATCCGAAGAAAACGATACCAACGTCATGCAATCGACCAGCACTGGCAATGAAAATCAGATATTTACACTGCGCCGTCACGCCGAGAACCACATTAGTGGCAGTTGTCCGGATGGAGCCATCTGTCGTGATGAAGAAGCCCCCGGCCTATACGACGAAAAAGGCCCCTATGATGTCAGCTCATACGAGCTTCCCGGTGCCTATGTCAACTTACCGGCAAGAGCCAGGGTATATTATCCCGCCAATGCAGAACCACCATATTCAGGCATTGTGTTCTGCCCACCGTTTATGTCCAAACAGATCGCTTTTGCAGCCTGGGGGCCTTGGTTTGCATCTCACGGTATAGTTCTTGTCACGATGGATACCACCACCATTTTTGACCAAGTGACAGCCCGAGACAATCAGCAATGGCGAGTCGTTAAGGCCCTTAGAAGCGAAAACACCCGTTTGGGCAGCCCTCTCAGAGGTAAGCTGGATACAGACAAAGTCGGAATCATGGGATGGTCTATGGGCGGAGGAGCCTCTTGGATTAATGCGGGCAAACACAGAGACGAACTCGCAACAGTTCTAAGTCTTGCTGGCCACAACATGACCGCCTGGTATAACACTGACATCTATTCCTGGTATTCACCGAAGGAGCTTCTTGATGCCGCTTATGCCAGTGGCCGGTTAATCAAAATTCCAGCCTTGTTACTTAACGGTGCTCTGGATACCACCGTTCTCGGCGGCCTCGGTCAATCAGATGGCGTTTACCGATCAATTTCAAACACCCCCAAAATTCTAGCCGTATTAGGTCTTGGTGGTCATTTTGACTGGGCTTATCCTACTCAGGCAGGTCGAGGTGTGGCAGCGCTCGTGCTCGCGTTTGAAAAAACCTTTTTGGACGGTGATACACGGTGGGCACCTTATATACAAAAACCCTCAGCCCTCATGGCAAAATGGCAAACATCGGATCTGCCATAA
- a CDS encoding TetR/AcrR family transcriptional regulator → MKTNKEVIIEEAESLFIKFGFKKVTMGDIAKSSQISRPTLYSVFSDKQTVFSACVLEVVKEFQLEAQSKLNIENSIEDKLWALLSIFVIEPFNQFSKSEESYDILLNAETYAPEEMKTYWRTFEKLVQKVLETASNEKAIAPKDAAKVIVCFSRDARKSCKSLLEIKKLTRGIIQMAVKNV, encoded by the coding sequence TTGAAAACAAATAAAGAAGTAATCATTGAAGAAGCTGAAAGTTTATTTATTAAATTTGGTTTCAAGAAAGTCACTATGGGAGATATTGCCAAATCGAGTCAAATTTCTCGGCCTACGCTGTATTCTGTGTTTTCAGATAAACAGACTGTATTTTCCGCATGTGTATTAGAAGTAGTTAAAGAGTTTCAATTAGAAGCTCAGTCGAAATTAAATATTGAAAATAGCATTGAAGATAAATTATGGGCACTACTTTCCATTTTCGTCATTGAACCATTTAACCAATTCTCTAAGTCTGAGGAAAGTTACGACATTCTATTAAATGCAGAGACTTATGCTCCCGAAGAGATGAAAACATACTGGAGGACATTTGAAAAACTTGTGCAAAAAGTTTTAGAAACTGCATCTAATGAAAAAGCGATTGCGCCAAAAGATGCTGCAAAGGTTATTGTCTGTTTTAGCCGTGATGCTCGTAAAAGCTGCAAAAGCCTCCTCGAAATTAAAAAGTTAACCAGAGGGATCATTCAAATGGCCGTGAAAAATGTTTGA
- a CDS encoding SDR family NAD(P)-dependent oxidoreductase, with translation MKFKNKVVVITGGGTGLGKATALKFAREGAHVAILGRREEELNIVVNEIEKNGSEALAIQADVSIESDVEKSIQQVVDKWGRLDVAFNNAGMLGEMKPITELESSDFDKTMAVNTKGVWLCIRAELQAMLKTKTSGVIVNTSSFVARAPNAGGSVYAASKAALDAMIQAVALEVGGSNIRVNNIAPGVIKTPMSSDLPQEFQTALANHSALKRLGEPEDIADAVLWLCSDDARFITGQSILVDGGIAIPGFR, from the coding sequence ATGAAATTTAAAAATAAAGTAGTAGTTATTACTGGTGGTGGAACAGGTTTAGGAAAAGCAACAGCACTCAAATTTGCAAGAGAAGGTGCCCATGTTGCTATTTTGGGAAGACGTGAAGAAGAATTAAATATTGTCGTCAATGAAATTGAAAAAAATGGGTCGGAAGCGCTCGCCATTCAAGCAGATGTTTCAATTGAGTCAGATGTAGAAAAATCAATCCAACAAGTCGTTGATAAATGGGGTCGTTTAGACGTGGCATTTAATAACGCTGGTATGCTTGGGGAGATGAAGCCGATCACTGAATTAGAATCTTCAGACTTTGACAAAACTATGGCGGTAAATACAAAAGGAGTTTGGCTTTGTATTAGAGCGGAATTACAGGCAATGCTAAAAACGAAAACATCAGGAGTGATTGTGAATACTTCTTCCTTTGTTGCTCGTGCTCCTAACGCTGGCGGTTCCGTCTATGCTGCAAGTAAAGCTGCTTTAGATGCAATGATCCAAGCAGTAGCACTTGAAGTGGGAGGCTCAAATATCCGCGTTAATAACATTGCCCCTGGAGTTATCAAAACACCAATGTCTTCTGATCTTCCTCAAGAGTTTCAAACGGCGTTAGCGAATCACTCAGCATTAAAGCGACTTGGAGAACCAGAAGATATTGCTGATGCTGTATTGTGGCTTTGTTCAGACGATGCTCGGTTTATTACAGGCCAGTCGATTTTAGTTGATGGTGGGATCGCGATTCCTGGCTTTAGATAA
- a CDS encoding peptidase M42 has translation MPSDHFIDLLKLLIRAPSVVGAEHSFFRVLQRELEERGAKVTWYEGLLVAQGSDPFSTMFSAHIDRHGLVCTGPNEFQYAAFVSANRTDLLNNSVSEELMTKVTERFNHEEVYAYEPWSGMYCGKGIINSAYVCEFRNNLIFETKGLESVVAGTPIAFNDQLHQVDNRLEGQLDNVISAAALVHLFEHGFKGTAFFTAQEESGKSWRYLLEWFRRFGGSTNRLFVVDTSPFPNIEAANQQLLVLREKDANATFNQESTQLLESLCVENKISYQYKNRYVAEENAKRAEQGLPPTSLGSTELGRIIAASNGLVDGTTIQIPTIGYHTMHESASVASVDAFIRMLKVVANIEAMTT, from the coding sequence ATGCCCAGTGATCATTTTATCGACCTGCTTAAACTGCTGATTCGTGCCCCAAGCGTTGTGGGTGCAGAGCATTCTTTTTTTCGTGTTCTACAACGTGAGCTGGAAGAGCGCGGCGCAAAAGTGACTTGGTATGAGGGGCTATTGGTCGCTCAGGGCAGTGACCCGTTCAGCACCATGTTTTCTGCCCATATTGACCGGCATGGTTTGGTCTGTACCGGCCCCAATGAGTTCCAGTACGCCGCGTTTGTATCGGCGAACCGCACAGATTTGCTGAACAACTCGGTGTCGGAAGAACTCATGACAAAGGTGACAGAGCGCTTCAACCATGAAGAAGTCTACGCCTACGAACCTTGGTCAGGCATGTACTGTGGCAAAGGCATCATCAATAGCGCTTACGTGTGTGAATTCCGTAACAACTTAATTTTTGAGACCAAAGGATTAGAGAGCGTCGTGGCCGGTACCCCGATTGCATTCAATGACCAATTACATCAGGTCGATAATCGCTTAGAAGGCCAGCTCGATAATGTCATTTCAGCCGCAGCGCTGGTCCACCTTTTTGAGCATGGCTTTAAAGGCACCGCCTTCTTCACCGCCCAAGAGGAATCCGGTAAAAGCTGGCGCTACTTACTGGAGTGGTTCCGGCGTTTTGGCGGCTCCACGAACCGCTTATTTGTGGTCGATACCAGCCCATTCCCGAACATTGAAGCCGCCAATCAGCAACTACTGGTTTTAAGAGAAAAAGACGCCAACGCAACATTTAATCAAGAAAGTACCCAGCTGCTTGAAAGCCTATGTGTGGAAAACAAGATTAGCTACCAGTATAAAAACCGCTATGTCGCAGAAGAAAATGCCAAGCGCGCCGAACAAGGATTACCACCGACATCATTAGGCAGTACCGAGCTTGGCCGGATTATTGCCGCATCCAATGGCTTGGTGGACGGCACCACGATCCAGATACCGACGATTGGTTACCACACCATGCATGAGTCTGCCTCCGTAGCGTCCGTCGATGCTTTTATCCGTATGCTAAAAGTAGTCGCCAATATTGAAGCAATGACGACATGA
- a CDS encoding methyl-accepting chemotaxis protein, whose product MLSRISIARAMQWGFGIAITMVFALGIYLIVVISNVREHFNTLVTHNLQVQSVLSDLRFYTVTYRRFALDYGLTTSVSAHQDIQKTIDENDKKVAASLQRFRGVADTAEMKSFMETVQTRINAYRDMQNHYLTLIDQGEIDKARVEMLGPMLAPFNTIVDSLSDLQETLLKQGITMKNQESSAMERAMVIEAIVGVVLLLFLIIFGVLLTRKVNKPLSVLIEQMNAVEKGDLRTRLALTQFADDELGRAAHSFDQMQQGIYRLAEGVQRNTQIVENASQTMLERMANTTQRLDQQKSEISTVASAMSQLQASFADVAQHTVTAAQSAADVKGHATNSQNVIQASLNQTESLSGAIAEASTVTQALKNDSAGIEMISQVIRNITEQTNLLALNAAIEAARAGEAGRGFAVVANEIRSLAQKTQDSIDEINQTINVIQNHAAQAVNTMANSQTQMQSGLEKARSSQESIGHVMTSATTIDGMSHMIAAATEQQLDVAKELAHSIHEIHQMSQDIHRSVHDTEKLSEELKSTSRSLSEVSARFQLA is encoded by the coding sequence ATGTTATCAAGAATATCAATCGCCAGAGCGATGCAATGGGGCTTTGGCATCGCCATCACGATGGTCTTTGCTTTGGGGATCTACCTGATTGTCGTCATCAGTAATGTACGCGAGCACTTCAATACCCTTGTGACCCACAATTTACAAGTGCAATCCGTCCTTTCGGATTTGCGTTTCTATACGGTGACCTACCGTCGTTTTGCCTTGGATTACGGCCTGACCACCAGCGTCAGTGCCCATCAAGACATTCAGAAAACTATCGATGAAAACGACAAAAAAGTCGCAGCATCACTGCAACGTTTCCGTGGCGTAGCCGATACCGCAGAGATGAAAAGCTTTATGGAAACCGTGCAAACTCGGATTAATGCCTATCGTGATATGCAAAACCACTACCTCACCTTGATTGACCAAGGTGAAATCGATAAAGCACGCGTGGAGATGTTAGGGCCGATGCTCGCACCTTTTAATACCATCGTTGATTCTCTGAGTGACTTGCAAGAAACATTATTAAAGCAAGGTATCACCATGAAAAATCAAGAATCGAGCGCAATGGAGCGTGCCATGGTAATTGAAGCGATTGTTGGCGTAGTCTTACTGCTGTTTTTGATCATTTTCGGTGTCTTACTGACCCGCAAAGTCAACAAGCCCTTGAGTGTACTGATTGAGCAAATGAATGCGGTAGAAAAAGGAGACTTGCGCACTCGTTTAGCATTAACCCAGTTTGCTGACGATGAATTAGGACGCGCCGCACATTCATTTGATCAGATGCAACAAGGGATCTATCGCTTGGCCGAAGGCGTGCAGCGAAACACTCAGATTGTCGAGAATGCCAGTCAGACCATGTTGGAAAGAATGGCCAATACCACACAGCGCCTCGATCAGCAGAAAAGCGAAATCAGCACAGTGGCATCAGCGATGTCGCAATTGCAAGCGAGCTTTGCCGATGTCGCTCAGCATACGGTAACAGCCGCCCAAAGCGCAGCGGATGTCAAAGGCCATGCAACCAACAGCCAAAACGTTATCCAAGCATCGCTCAACCAGACTGAATCACTTTCCGGGGCGATTGCTGAAGCCTCAACCGTGACTCAAGCGCTGAAAAATGACAGTGCGGGCATTGAAATGATTTCGCAGGTTATTCGCAACATCACAGAGCAGACTAATTTACTGGCGCTCAATGCTGCTATTGAGGCTGCCAGAGCCGGAGAAGCAGGCCGAGGTTTCGCAGTGGTTGCCAACGAAATTCGCTCCTTAGCACAAAAAACGCAAGACTCTATTGATGAAATCAATCAGACCATCAATGTCATTCAAAATCATGCAGCACAAGCCGTAAACACCATGGCTAACAGCCAGACGCAGATGCAATCAGGCCTCGAAAAAGCCCGCAGCAGCCAAGAAAGTATCGGGCATGTCATGACCTCGGCGACAACCATTGATGGCATGAGTCACATGATTGCCGCAGCAACCGAGCAACAACTGGATGTGGCGAAAGAGCTGGCGCACAGTATCCATGAAATTCACCAAATGTCTCAGGATATTCACCGCAGTGTACACGACACAGAAAAACTCAGTGAGGAACTCAAATCCACGAGCCGAAGCCTAAGCGAGGTGTCTGCACGCTTTCAGCTTGCATAA
- a CDS encoding right-handed parallel beta-helix repeat-containing protein, with protein MKFKIIALSMLITVSHMGFAKNLYIAPNGSDNNAGTLSSPLKTMMAAQSAASAGDTVYIRGGTYYLNDSNITQYQDIRAIVNNITKDNISYINYGTERPVFDFSNVKPANYRNTAFMVRADNCVFKGFDVVGVQVTIADHRTQSEAFMINKGNGNLFENLAIHDGMGIGWYLVAGSNNHVLNVDAYNNRGLNHYSDGNVDGFGAHPTSASYTGNVISHSRAWFNSDDGFDLINADAAVTIEYSWAFYNGYGQDFTKLGDGNGFKAGGYGRNGSATPSVIPRHTVRYNLAVRNRSAGFYANHHIGGQNWINNTAIRNQSANYNMLSTLDDNRTDVKGYGHYMRNNLGFDGHNEVINLGNSTENDISYNYFNLPVTITSKDFLRLDERELMYPRQADGSLPKIKYARLKKGSDLIDAGTYVGDDYHGVAPDLGAFESDY; from the coding sequence ATGAAATTCAAAATCATTGCTTTATCGATGCTGATCACTGTCAGCCATATGGGGTTCGCGAAAAACCTATATATTGCCCCGAATGGTTCAGATAACAACGCAGGGACCCTCTCATCACCATTAAAAACCATGATGGCGGCTCAGTCAGCGGCTTCGGCCGGTGATACCGTCTATATCCGCGGGGGAACTTACTATCTCAATGATTCGAATATCACGCAGTATCAGGATATTCGCGCCATCGTCAACAATATCACCAAAGACAACATCAGCTATATTAACTATGGCACCGAGCGTCCCGTGTTTGATTTTTCGAATGTCAAACCAGCCAACTATCGCAACACCGCATTCATGGTACGGGCGGATAACTGCGTGTTTAAAGGCTTTGACGTGGTCGGCGTACAGGTCACCATCGCTGATCACCGCACACAATCTGAAGCGTTTATGATCAACAAAGGCAACGGCAACCTGTTCGAAAACTTAGCCATTCATGATGGTATGGGCATCGGCTGGTACTTAGTCGCCGGCAGTAACAACCATGTTCTCAATGTCGATGCTTACAACAACCGTGGTTTAAACCACTATTCAGACGGTAATGTCGATGGCTTTGGGGCTCATCCGACTTCAGCGTCTTACACCGGGAATGTCATCAGCCATTCACGCGCTTGGTTTAACAGTGACGACGGATTTGACTTAATCAACGCAGACGCTGCCGTCACCATCGAATATAGCTGGGCTTTTTACAATGGCTACGGTCAGGACTTCACGAAACTGGGCGATGGCAATGGTTTTAAAGCCGGTGGCTATGGTCGCAACGGCAGTGCAACGCCAAGTGTCATTCCGCGCCATACGGTGCGCTACAATTTGGCAGTCCGTAACCGCTCTGCCGGTTTCTACGCGAATCACCATATCGGCGGTCAGAACTGGATCAATAACACCGCCATCCGTAACCAAAGTGCGAACTACAACATGTTATCGACACTTGATGACAACCGCACCGATGTCAAAGGCTACGGTCATTATATGCGTAATAACTTAGGCTTCGACGGTCACAACGAAGTGATCAATCTGGGAAACAGCACCGAGAATGACATCAGCTATAACTATTTCAACTTGCCTGTCACCATCACCTCAAAAGACTTTCTCCGTCTTGATGAACGTGAGTTGATGTACCCTCGCCAAGCCGATGGTTCACTGCCAAAAATCAAATACGCGCGCCTGAAAAAAGGCAGTGATTTGATTGATGCAGGCACCTATGTCGGCGATGACTACCACGGCGTCGCCCCCGATTTAGGCGCCTTTGAATCAGATTATTAA